The Devosia sp. MC521 genome segment AACGCTCGAACAGGCCCGCACCAGCCTCGAAACATCGGAAACAGCGGTCAATCGCTTCCTCGAAGAGCGAGGCTTTGCCGCGGAAGAAATTCAGGTCCAGAACGTTCTCGTTGAGGATCGCGCTGCGGGCTATAACGCCGGCTCCATTCAGGATGAATACCGCTTCGTTCTGACCGAAGATCTGCTCGTCACCACGGATAAGGTGCAAGATCTTGCCGCCGCCTCCCGCGAGGTCGCTGATCTCTTGCGTCAGGGCGTGGTGTTCTCCGCCGACGCCTATAGCGCCGGGGCGAGCTTTGTCTTTACCGGCATCAATGACCTCAAGAGTGAAATGCTCACCGAGGCCACACAGCGCGCCAAAGACACAGCGGCCCAATTCGCCACCGAATCCGGCGCCAATGTCGGCACGATCCAAAGCGCCAATCAGGGTGTGTTTGAGATCCTGCCTGCGGTCGAAATCCCCAACGACCGTCCGGAAAAGCAGATTGATAAGAAGGTTCGCGTGGTGACAACCATCACCTATTCGCTGGTCAATTAAGCCTGCGACGCGCCTTCCACGTCCTCATCGAAGCCATTGTTGACCAGCTCGACAATGGCTTCGAGTGCTTCGCGCGCCTGCTTGCCGGTGGCCTGCACCAAAATATTCGAGCCCGGTCCAGCCCCCAACATCATCAGGCCCATAATGGAATCGCCCGCAACTGAAGTGCCGTCTTTAATGACGGTGATGGTCGCGTCAAAGCATTCCGCTGTCCGCACGAAGCGTGCGGAAGCCCGCGCGTGTAACCCTTTAAGGTTCACGATGGTCAGTTGTTGCGCCAGCGCTCTGCCAGCACCACCAGTTCCGTCCATAGATTAGGATCCGCCGAGGATTGAGTTTGCGACGGTAATATACTTACGGCCCGCTTCCTGCGCTAGAGCCACCGCTTCTGCGACAGGCAAATCGCCCCGCACGCGGCCCAGCTTCACCAGCATGGGCAGGTTAACCCCCGCGATCACTTCCACTTGGCGCGTCTGCATCACAGAGATCGCCAGATTGGACGGCGTGCCGCCAAACATGTCGGTGAGAATGATGACGCCTGCGCCGGTGTCGGCGCGGTCGATGGCAGAAAGAATGTCCTCGCGCCGGGTTTCAGCGTTGTCTTCAGGACCAATCGCTATCGTTTCGATATATTCCTGCGGACCAACAACATGCTCCATGGCCAACTTAAATTCGTCAGCCAGTGCCCCGTGGGTCACCAGAACCAAACCAATCATAGACAATCCCCAGTCGGCGGCTGCTCGCGTGATGACCTGCGAGACATCGCTTCTGCCCCTTGGCCGAACCGATCCAAGATCGGTCGAATAAGAGCCCGCAGTCTTGCCCTCGCACACCCTAGTTGCAAGGGAAATATTATGAGGCTTGTTACACCTTAGCGCTTGCGCGAAGCGCTTCGAGCACCAGAAGCTCTTGGTGGCCAAGACTAATCTGATTGGCCGTCGGCACTGGCGCGCGCGGGAATTGATAGCCCGCAAGCTCCGTCACCAGCTCATCTTCCTCCACCATGCGGATCAATTCCGGCACAAGGTCGATAATCACAGTGAGTCGCGCCCGTTCCGCATGGGGGCGCTGAACAATGCCCCGCCCGCGCAATTCAATAAGGCCTGCCAAGCTTTTGGGTGCCAGCATGATAAGGCCGTTGCCGTCGTCGCTGATATCAATCCGATCGTCAGCAACCAGACGCGCCTCAAGCCCACGACCGTCGAAGCGTTCGAGCAGAGCGAGCGCGAGTACCGATTTGCCAGCACCAGATGGACCGCGCAGCAGGACGCCTGCGCCATCGAGAATCAAACCGGTGCCGTGGATATTGAGTGCTGTCGTCATGCCCCCAATCTACTTTTTGGCGCGCGGTAACACAATGGTGAACACAGCCCCGGAACGATCGGTCCGGTTATGGGCCTTAATCGTCCCCTTATGGGCGTCGACAATTTGTTTCGATATCGAAAGCCCGAGGCCCGAGTGATTGCCAAAGCTCTCGGTTTCCGGTCTGTCGGTATAGAACCGCTGGAAAATCCGAGTGACGTCGCCGGTGATCCCCGGTCCCTCATCGCTCACCGTAATGGTGATCTCGTCCGCATCGGTGCTCACCGCGACGGTCACTGTGCCGTCCTTAGGCGAGAACGACACCGCATTATCGATGAGATTGGCGAAGACCTGCGCTAGGCGGCTTTCATGGCCGCTGATCGTGGTGGTGCCGCGCCCGGTGCGCTTGCCCAGCACAACATTAACATCGCGTCCCGCCGCCATGTCCCGCTGTATAGCCACCATGGCTGTCGCCAATTGCTCGACGTCGACCAGTTCCACGCTTTCGCGCGCCAGTTCAGCGTCGAGGCGGCTGGCACTCGAAATATCGGTAATGAGACGATCAAGACGCCGAATGTCGTGTTGAATAATCTCGTTAAGGCGCTGCTTGTCTTCCTCGCGCTTGGCCAGCGGCAAGGTCTCAACCGCCGAACGAAGCGAGGTGAGCGGGTTTTTAAGCTCATGCGCCACGTCCGCTGCAAAGCGCTCAATCGCCTCAATACGGTTGTAGAGTGCGTCCGTCATCCGGCGCAGCGCATAGGACAAGTGCCCGATCTCGTCCGGACGTTCGCTGAAATCGGGGATTTCCGCGCGCGCGTCACCAGCAGTTTGCACGCGTTCTGCAGCGGCCGCGAGGCGACGCATTGGTCCTGCAATGGTCCCGGCGAGCAATAACGAAAGGACGATTTGAACGCCCGCCGCAATCCCTGCGATCCGCAAGAGGCTCCACCGCTCCTGCGCCACCACAGAGTCGATATCGCCCGGCGCGGTCGAGAGCAGAATAGCGCCCACATAGGCGCGCATGCGCTGCACTGGCACTGCCACCGAAACGACGAGTTGATTGTGAGCGTCTACACGTACGAAATCGGCCGGCGCGCCGAGCAGCGCCGAGGCGACCTCGGGATAGCGCTGCCCTTCATCTGCACCATATTCTTGGTAAGTCGGGTAATTGTCGCCCGGCGACCAGTTGAGCAGCGCATTCCACCAGCTGAGGAGGAAGAACTCCTCGTGGCTCTCGGTGCTGATCGAGGGGCGCAGGACTTCGCCCTTGGTATAGATATTGTCGCTGTCGAGAATGAGCAGGCCCTGCTGATCATAGATGCGCGCGCGCGTGCGCGTCGGCATGATCAGATTGCGCAGCACCGGTGCGATCCGTTGCGGATCAATCGGGAATTCCAGCGAAGGGTCATAATAGGAGAGGGGGGAGACATTGCCCGCCTGACTGTCGAGCAGACGGTCAGGATTGATCTGAATGATGTCGCTATCCACCGTCGCCGATGAGGCGATGGCGGCAGAGATGATTTCCCCCTGCACGCGCAGCGATTGCACGCGCGCGTCGATCAGCCCGGCGCGCCATTGGTTGAGATACAAAATCCCCACCACCAGCACCAGCAGCCCCGCCATGTTCAGCACGACAATGCGGCGTGTCAGGCTCGAGAAGATCGTGAGATCGAGAAAACGCTGAATACCGCTGATCAGCTTGATCAGCGGCACAAAGATCATGCGCCAACCCTTGTTCGATGAGCGCTTAGAGCTCTCAACATGGTCAGGGTTTGCGACGTTCGGTTCTGAAAGGGGCCCCTCGCTCGACACAGAGGTCTTATTGCTCCTTGAAGCGATAGCCGACGCCATAGAGCGTTTCGATCATCTCGAAATCATCGTCAGTAGCTTTGAACTTCTTGCGCAGACGTTTGATGTGGCTGTCGATGGTGCGGTCGTCGACATAGACCTGATCATCGTAGGCAGCATCCATCAACGCATTACGCGACTTCACCACGCCGGGACGCAGCGCCAGCGCTTGCAAAATGAGGAATTCGGTCACGGTCAGCGTCACGCGCTGGCCCTTCCAGGTGCAGGTGTGGCGTTCTTCGTCCATCACCAGCGAGCCGCGCTCAATCAGTGCCTTGCTTGGTGTAGGTTCGCCACCGGCAACGCCAGGTGCGCCGGGCTCGCGCGGGGCCGAACGGCGCAGAATGGCTTTCACTCGTTCTACCAAGAGACGCTGGCTGAAGGGCTTGGTGATGAAGTCATCCGCACCCATCTTGAGGCCAAACAACTCGTCGATTTCCTCATCCTTGGAGGTGAGGAAGATCACCGGCACATCCGATTTCTGGCGCAGGCGGCGCAGCAGTTCCATGCCATCCATACGGGGCATTTTAATATCGAGAATCGCTAGATCAGGCTTGTCCGTGGTCAGGCCTTCAAGCCCGGACACGCCATCAGTGTAGGTCGCCACGGTGTAGCCTTCAGCCTCAAGCGTCAAAGACACCGAGGTCAGAATATTGCGGTCGTCGTCTACCAAGGCGATCTTGGGCATGAGCTGCCTTTCTTCTCGTGGTGCAAGCGAGTCCGTAAACCCGAACTTTATCTACAACTGCCGTTGCAAGCGACAATTACGCATTAAATAAGGCGCATGACCGTCTAATACCAGTGTTCTCCCGAAAACTTCCACTCTCCGACTTCCGTCGTACGACCCATTGCCCGATGGTTTGTGCCGGTCAGAAAGCCGTATTTTCCGCTCCAGACGGCACTCATCGGAGTGTCGGAAAGGAGACGAACAATGTCTGGCTTCGATCACGTCGCCCTGAGAGATGAACTTGTTACTTCTGCCGCTTCTGTCAGCGACAATGCTATTGCGCCCCAGTTGGTCGCAGCATCTCTCGCCAACGGTTATGGCCGCTTGACCGCGCATGGCGCGCTGTCGGTGGAAACGGGCGCCTTTACCGGCCGTTCCCCAAAGGACAAGTTTATCGTTCGCGACGCGCTCACTGCCGACAGCGTTTGGTGGGATAACTCAGGCGCGCTATCGCCAGAGCATTTTGATGTGCTCTTGGGCGATGTGAAAGCCCATCTGGCCGGTCAGGACATGTTCCGTCAGGACCTGCTCGCTGGCGCCGATTCTGAACACCAATATGCCGTCACCGTGCTCACCCCGAGCGCTTGGCATGCCCTGTTCATTCGCAATCTGCTCATCCGTAAGGGTGAAGGTATTGCCGATGGCGACGCCGCAATGGCTGTCACCATCGTTCATGCGCCGAACTTCAAGGCCGATCCGGCCCGCCACGGTTCGCGCACCGATACTGTCATTGCCCTCGATATGAGCCGCAATCTCGTGGTCATCGCGGGCACGCTCTACGCTGGCGAAATCAAGAAGAGCGTCTTCTCGCTGTTCAACTTCCACGCGCCTCGCCACAATGTTCTGCCGATGCACTGCTCGGCAAATCTTGGCCCTGAAGGCGAAGCAGCGCTGTTCTTTGGTCTCTCCGGCACCGGCAAGACCACGCTGTCGAACGACCCGAACCGTCCGCTCATTGGCGACGACGAGCACGGTTGGTCCGATCGCGGCGTCTTCAATCTTGAAGGCGGCTGCTACGCCAAGACCGTAAAGCTCTCGGCCACGGCAGAGCCTGAAATTTACGCGGCAACGCGCGAATTCGGCACCGTGCTGGAAAACGTCATTCTCGATGATCAGCACGTTCCTGAATTCGACGATATCTCGCTGACCGAAAACACTCGTGCGGCCTATCCAATCCATGTCCTGCCATCACTGGCCAAGGGCAGTGTTGGTGGCACGCCAAAGACCGTCGTGTTCCTCACCGCCGACGCCTTTGGTGTTCTGCCGCCGCTCGCCAAGCTGACCCCCGAGCAGGCTGTCTACCACTTCCTGTCTGGCTACACCGCTAAGGTCGCTGGCACCGAGCGTGGCGTCACCGAACCACAGGCAACCTTCTCAGCCTGCTTCGGCGCGCCGTTCATGCCACTGCACCCAACCGTTTACGGCGAAATGCTGGCGGACCGTCTGCGTTCGAGCGGCGCTCAAGCGTGGCTGCTGAACACCGGCTGGACCGGCGGCGGCTACGGCACTGGCAAGCGTATCGACATTGCCTCGACCCGTTGTCTGCTCACTGCAGCGCTTGACGGCTCGCTCGATGATGTTGAGTTCCGTCTCGACCCAATGTTCGGCTTCGCGGTGCCAACCGCTCTCGAGGGCATCGACTCCAAGCTGCTCGACCCACGCCAGACCTGGGCCGACACCGACGCTTACGACACGCAGGCCACCAAGCTTGTGGCCTTGTTCCAGAAGAACTTTGAAAAGTTCGGTGCCGAAGCCGATGTCGGCGCTGGCCCCCAGATGGCCATGGCAGCTGAATAAGCGTCACCAGTCACAGAATATAAAAAGGGCGCCCCGTGCGCCCTTTTTTATTGTCTGGGTTTTGACGCATGCCCAAAAACCGACACCCTCTTTACCTCTCCCTTAGGGGGAGAGGTCGACCGCAGGCCGGGTGAGGGGGCCTTTTTACTTCCACCGACCAAATCCCTCCACAACACCGCTCTACCTCCCTCCCCTTGAGGGGGGACTGTTCATTTGGGACTCCTTATGAGGTGTCTGTTGAAGAACAGATTGAGCGTAATCTCGAGCATCTGCACTGTTTTGGAGACGCGCTTTGTCCGCCGATTGAACCGCGCAAGATTGTCCCTGATTGAGGAATTGGAGGACTCAATCAGGTGGGTTTGCGCCTTTGTTTCCAGATGTGGCACGGTCACGCCATTGCGCTTGAAAGCGAGTGCGTAACAAGAGTTGGCATCGGTAAAGATGGCCCCGATCTCACCCACAGCCTGAAGGGCCAAGCGATAGGCCGTGATCGCACTTTCTACGCCTTTGTCACCGATGTGGTGGGCAACAACGCGGCGCTGTCTTCGGCTATAAACGGTCCAGATAACCGCTCGCTGCTGTTTTTTTGGACGTAGGTATAGATCTCGTCCATCTCAATAATATCGGGCCCGCTCGCTGGCGTACCGCGCTGAGCCGCAATCCGCTCTTGCAAGATGTCGTGCTCCTTGCGGATCCATTTAAGGACCGCGGCTGGGGAGGCCGAAAGGACGCGCCCAATGGCCCTAATGCCGGTGCCGTTGAGATACATCTGAACGGCCTGCGCTTTTGTCTCAGCGCTGAATTTAGGGGCGCGATCAGTAAAGTACCGACCACACTGCTTACAGCTAAATCGCTGGTAACCCGCCTTGAGGCCGCGCTTGACCGTGGCAGTGCTAGAACAATCTGGACAATCCATCTCAAACCCTCCGGCAAATCACCCCCAAGCAGTCAAACTAGAATCCCAAATGAGCAAGTTGTAAACAGTCCCCCTTGAGGGGGAGGGATTGAGGGGGGGGATTGAACGCTGACTTTGGATGAAATCGCGCCGCCCAAAGCTCCACGCCTTCGCCCGCACTGCACCCGAGCCCGAGCGCTCTCTCCCCTGAGCCACCATCCCTCCACAACACCGCTCTACCTCCCTTCCCTTGAGGGGGAGGGAGGTGGGGTGATGGCTAGGCACCAGCACGCGCGTTTTGCCGAACAGCCCCACAAACCCCCAACAAAAAAGGCGCTCAAGGCGCCTCTTTCAAATCCCAATTCTAACTCGCCTCAGTTTGGCGCGTAGAAAATATGGCTATCCACCGCTGCCACCTGATGGAAGGTGTTTGCCCAAGATGGGCGCACGGCAGTGGTGTGGTAGTAGAGTGTCTTGCCCGGAACCGCGCCGATCTCTTTGCCGATGGCAAATTTCTTATAGATGGTCTGGGCAAGATCCTGCGAGTTCGCCCATGCGCGGCGTTCGGTTGGGGTATCGTCACGACCATCGCAAGCGAAGGTGAACTGGCAACGATAAAGACCCTTGTTGGCGTTCTGATAGATCACGCCGCACAGCGAACCCGGGAACTTGCCCGAACGCGCGCGGTTGACGATCACATTGGCCACAGCCTGCTGGCCGCTTGCGGTTTCGCCACGGGCTTCGTGGTAAATCGCCTGTGCGAGGCATTCGCGTTCCGCATTGGCAGTCGCCAGACGCTTCTCGGTCGGCTGATAGCCATTTTCGAGATAGGACGCGAGGATGTCGCTCGAAACGGTGTTCTTGGACACTGGCACCGGAGCGGTAAAGCTCGCGATGGCCGAAAGCGCGGTGTGGGGCTCGCCGACAGAGCCGCGCGAAATATAGCCCATCAGCACGTCATCGGTCAGCTCAGCCTGTGGGCCAGCCAGTGTTACCGAAACGGAGCGCAGCTCTTGCTGGCGCTTGGCATAATTGGCAACGAGCGCTTCGGTCAGCGGCTGTTCACCCGGACGGATGTTCAGCGTCGCGCCCAGAGCGGGTTGCTGGCGCAGCTCGGTCAATGCTTCAGGAATGGCGTGCGGAAGGGTAACTGCGGTCTCGGCGCGGGCCGGCGAAAAGGTAACGAGCAAAGTGAGCGCAAAGGCGCCAACGGCGAGAGCGGCTGAAAACGCTCGGGTCGAATTTTGCTGCCAGCTTTTCTTCAAAGCCCCGTCCTTATCCCTGAGCCCAGCCGGTCGTTGCCGGTGAGCCTTCTCCGTGTCCGCCTAAGCGGCCATCGGTCGTTGTCCTTACACTAGCCAAGGATGGCGCCCGATGGAAGTCGAAATTTACGGCTGCTTAACCATAGCAATTAGCAACTTAAGCTATAGTTAAAGGCCCGAAGGCCTTATGGAAACCTTTGATTTCGCTGAGTTTTAGGGATGCTGAATGAGGGCTTACGCTATTCGATAAAGATTTATCTATTACCGAA includes the following:
- a CDS encoding IS1 family transposase; the protein is MDCPDCSSTATVKRGLKAGYQRFSCKQCGRYFTDRAPKFSAETKAQAVQMYLNGTGIRAIGRVLSASPAAVLKWIRKEHDILQERIAAQRGTPASGPDIIEMDEIYTYVQKNSSERLSGPFIAEDSAALLPTTSVTKA
- a CDS encoding response regulator transcription factor, translating into MPKIALVDDDRNILTSVSLTLEAEGYTVATYTDGVSGLEGLTTDKPDLAILDIKMPRMDGMELLRRLRQKSDVPVIFLTSKDEEIDELFGLKMGADDFITKPFSQRLLVERVKAILRRSAPREPGAPGVAGGEPTPSKALIERGSLVMDEERHTCTWKGQRVTLTVTEFLILQALALRPGVVKSRNALMDAAYDDQVYVDDRTIDSHIKRLRKKFKATDDDFEMIETLYGVGYRFKEQ
- a CDS encoding PTS sugar transporter subunit IIA, giving the protein MIGLVLVTHGALADEFKLAMEHVVGPQEYIETIAIGPEDNAETRREDILSAIDRADTGAGVIILTDMFGGTPSNLAISVMQTRQVEVIAGVNLPMLVKLGRVRGDLPVAEAVALAQEAGRKYITVANSILGGS
- a CDS encoding HPr kinase/phosphatase C-terminal domain-containing protein yields the protein MTTALNIHGTGLILDGAGVLLRGPSGAGKSVLALALLERFDGRGLEARLVADDRIDISDDGNGLIMLAPKSLAGLIELRGRGIVQRPHAERARLTVIIDLVPELIRMVEEDELVTELAGYQFPRAPVPTANQISLGHQELLVLEALRASAKV
- the pckA gene encoding phosphoenolpyruvate carboxykinase (ATP), which translates into the protein MSGFDHVALRDELVTSAASVSDNAIAPQLVAASLANGYGRLTAHGALSVETGAFTGRSPKDKFIVRDALTADSVWWDNSGALSPEHFDVLLGDVKAHLAGQDMFRQDLLAGADSEHQYAVTVLTPSAWHALFIRNLLIRKGEGIADGDAAMAVTIVHAPNFKADPARHGSRTDTVIALDMSRNLVVIAGTLYAGEIKKSVFSLFNFHAPRHNVLPMHCSANLGPEGEAALFFGLSGTGKTTLSNDPNRPLIGDDEHGWSDRGVFNLEGGCYAKTVKLSATAEPEIYAATREFGTVLENVILDDQHVPEFDDISLTENTRAAYPIHVLPSLAKGSVGGTPKTVVFLTADAFGVLPPLAKLTPEQAVYHFLSGYTAKVAGTERGVTEPQATFSACFGAPFMPLHPTVYGEMLADRLRSSGAQAWLLNTGWTGGGYGTGKRIDIASTRCLLTAALDGSLDDVEFRLDPMFGFAVPTALEGIDSKLLDPRQTWADTDAYDTQATKLVALFQKNFEKFGAEADVGAGPQMAMAAE
- a CDS encoding sensor histidine kinase — its product is MIFVPLIKLISGIQRFLDLTIFSSLTRRIVVLNMAGLLVLVVGILYLNQWRAGLIDARVQSLRVQGEIISAAIASSATVDSDIIQINPDRLLDSQAGNVSPLSYYDPSLEFPIDPQRIAPVLRNLIMPTRTRARIYDQQGLLILDSDNIYTKGEVLRPSISTESHEEFFLLSWWNALLNWSPGDNYPTYQEYGADEGQRYPEVASALLGAPADFVRVDAHNQLVVSVAVPVQRMRAYVGAILLSTAPGDIDSVVAQERWSLLRIAGIAAGVQIVLSLLLAGTIAGPMRRLAAAAERVQTAGDARAEIPDFSERPDEIGHLSYALRRMTDALYNRIEAIERFAADVAHELKNPLTSLRSAVETLPLAKREEDKQRLNEIIQHDIRRLDRLITDISSASRLDAELARESVELVDVEQLATAMVAIQRDMAAGRDVNVVLGKRTGRGTTTISGHESRLAQVFANLIDNAVSFSPKDGTVTVAVSTDADEITITVSDEGPGITGDVTRIFQRFYTDRPETESFGNHSGLGLSISKQIVDAHKGTIKAHNRTDRSGAVFTIVLPRAKK
- a CDS encoding HPr family phosphocarrier protein, giving the protein MDGTGGAGRALAQQLTIVNLKGLHARASARFVRTAECFDATITVIKDGTSVAGDSIMGLMMLGAGPGSNILVQATGKQAREALEAIVELVNNGFDEDVEGASQA
- a CDS encoding cell wall hydrolase → MKKSWQQNSTRAFSAALAVGAFALTLLVTFSPARAETAVTLPHAIPEALTELRQQPALGATLNIRPGEQPLTEALVANYAKRQQELRSVSVTLAGPQAELTDDVLMGYISRGSVGEPHTALSAIASFTAPVPVSKNTVSSDILASYLENGYQPTEKRLATANAERECLAQAIYHEARGETASGQQAVANVIVNRARSGKFPGSLCGVIYQNANKGLYRCQFTFACDGRDDTPTERRAWANSQDLAQTIYKKFAIGKEIGAVPGKTLYYHTTAVRPSWANTFHQVAAVDSHIFYAPN
- a CDS encoding SIMPL domain-containing protein (The SIMPL domain is named for its presence in mouse protein SIMPL (signalling molecule that associates with mouse pelle-like kinase). Bacterial member BP26, from Brucella, was shown to assemble into a channel-like structure, while YggE from E. coli has been associated with resistance to oxidative stress.) translates to MNFGIVLGAVVLAAGIAGAGYLVGDSLITSKQPLRTVTVKGLSERAVEANLGFWPIRFVATGATLEQARTSLETSETAVNRFLEERGFAAEEIQVQNVLVEDRAAGYNAGSIQDEYRFVLTEDLLVTTDKVQDLAAASREVADLLRQGVVFSADAYSAGASFVFTGINDLKSEMLTEATQRAKDTAAQFATESGANVGTIQSANQGVFEILPAVEIPNDRPEKQIDKKVRVVTTITYSLVN